Proteins found in one Brevibacillus brevis genomic segment:
- a CDS encoding phosphodiester glycosidase family protein, giving the protein MRAQRIVTLLTATTMAWGAFVPFVPFATNVAHARAETSALNMMWQTPIGEGTTLQKYTKSFANQVVTIMVTKVDLNNPYVEVKPVYGTKGKLTDRQTVTQMARETGAIAAINADFFNMSKRGAPFGIVMKDDELISSMGLVSYWYALGLTGDKMAIVDKFGFGGKVTAPNGATYSIQGVNKEEYNPSDSRKSHQNQLNVYTPSFGKTSLGTIPGYKDVVEILFVDNVAKEVRVNQPGVYIPYNGYVLWGHGAAGAFLKQNFPVGATAAVEYQTTPQTLNLKQAVGGNVILVDQGKALTSFQADKSIINKTARTSVGVSQDGKTLYMVTIDASQGVYLDELAKIMAELGSYRAVNFDGGGSTTMAARMLGETHANLANKPSGGAERRVPTGLAVYNTAPAGELRGFQIDVPADVLIGQSIPLSASKGYDVHYQPYAINAGDVSWDASQSEAGSVNGKHFTPARSGKITLTARLGNVTQNKDIQVISGNDVQQIIVSPNPITIAPGQSLTLDVKIKTKKGSTVQATPLSVKASIDSSVATINDNLQLVAGNEPGNGNLTITYDGVATTVPFAVGQFEQPWLTFDNQAGMYHAANPSSISSAGSFALVSDQTFRTKKAAKLVYNFSGAPANNMRISYGVLGAKPVTIPGKPLGLGLWVNGDNSGHWLRAEAVDANGKPVYVDLAKEINWTGWKQVKGYFPSNVAYPLQLKSVYVVDQANDGITHDKGTLYFDEFSLLLGNQTGQPSDAAVVPELPGSMSLGAELDLHYSLENTASYLDSALIDVESIVTQPMPGYVPADYSFTIKPGELKAGQEDAISTSSIQLTLAPKQWLAGKGVGLLYVNQVNNTLDPLLGTMNAQGQWVYEVNSYGKYIPYYLDNAGTSSAGFTDITKHPAKAEITYMAEKGYVKGLTETTFGPEVSLTRAQFVTLLSRSFGWELPSSPKLKFKDKVPSYAQGAVQVAVSKGLVKGYNDNTFRPDQPVTRAEAAVILDRLVNKKGAAKKLSDKGTWPSWATTSINNMVGLGLIDPVGSNYQPNKPTTRAVCVVALYRILHQDK; this is encoded by the coding sequence ATGAGAGCGCAAAGGATAGTGACGCTGCTCACGGCTACGACCATGGCCTGGGGAGCTTTTGTTCCGTTTGTGCCGTTTGCGACCAATGTCGCACACGCCAGAGCGGAGACAAGTGCATTGAATATGATGTGGCAAACCCCAATTGGTGAGGGGACCACTTTACAGAAATATACGAAATCATTTGCCAATCAAGTAGTCACGATCATGGTAACCAAGGTTGATCTGAATAATCCTTACGTTGAGGTCAAACCGGTATACGGAACGAAAGGCAAGCTGACAGACAGGCAGACGGTTACACAAATGGCGCGTGAAACTGGAGCTATAGCAGCGATCAATGCCGACTTTTTTAACATGTCCAAACGGGGAGCGCCGTTTGGTATCGTCATGAAAGACGATGAACTCATTTCGTCCATGGGTTTGGTCTCCTACTGGTACGCGCTGGGCTTGACTGGCGACAAGATGGCCATCGTCGACAAGTTTGGGTTTGGCGGCAAGGTTACGGCTCCTAATGGCGCTACCTATTCGATTCAGGGTGTCAACAAGGAAGAGTACAACCCGAGTGATTCACGAAAAAGTCACCAGAACCAACTGAACGTCTATACCCCTTCCTTTGGCAAAACCAGCTTGGGGACGATACCGGGCTACAAAGATGTCGTCGAGATTTTGTTTGTAGACAACGTAGCCAAAGAAGTTCGTGTGAATCAACCTGGCGTATACATACCTTACAACGGCTATGTCCTTTGGGGACATGGAGCAGCAGGAGCATTCCTCAAGCAAAACTTCCCTGTAGGCGCTACTGCAGCGGTTGAGTACCAAACGACACCACAGACACTCAACCTAAAGCAAGCGGTAGGCGGCAATGTGATTTTGGTTGATCAAGGGAAAGCCCTCACTTCCTTTCAAGCGGACAAGTCCATCATCAACAAGACGGCACGCACATCGGTCGGAGTTTCCCAGGACGGGAAGACCTTGTACATGGTCACGATCGATGCGAGCCAAGGCGTTTATTTGGACGAGCTGGCAAAAATCATGGCGGAGCTCGGCTCTTATCGGGCTGTAAACTTTGACGGTGGGGGCTCTACGACCATGGCAGCTCGCATGCTGGGTGAGACACACGCAAATTTGGCGAATAAGCCGAGCGGCGGTGCTGAGCGCCGAGTGCCTACTGGACTGGCCGTATACAACACGGCACCTGCGGGAGAATTGAGAGGCTTCCAAATCGATGTACCGGCAGATGTGCTTATCGGACAATCTATCCCGCTCAGCGCATCCAAAGGTTATGACGTGCATTACCAGCCGTATGCGATCAATGCAGGCGATGTGAGCTGGGATGCTAGTCAGTCCGAAGCGGGCTCCGTAAATGGCAAGCACTTCACACCAGCTCGCTCTGGCAAGATCACATTGACTGCGCGATTGGGCAATGTGACGCAAAATAAAGACATTCAAGTCATTTCCGGCAACGATGTTCAGCAAATCATCGTTTCCCCGAATCCGATCACGATTGCACCGGGACAATCCCTTACTCTCGATGTCAAAATCAAAACGAAAAAGGGCTCAACCGTACAAGCGACACCACTTAGCGTAAAAGCGAGTATCGATTCTTCTGTAGCGACGATCAACGACAATCTGCAACTGGTAGCAGGCAATGAGCCGGGCAACGGAAACCTGACGATTACGTATGATGGCGTGGCGACAACCGTACCATTTGCCGTTGGACAATTTGAGCAGCCATGGCTGACCTTCGATAATCAGGCCGGCATGTACCATGCAGCGAATCCATCCAGCATCAGTTCGGCTGGTTCGTTTGCGCTCGTTTCCGATCAGACATTCCGCACGAAAAAGGCAGCGAAGCTGGTGTACAACTTCTCTGGAGCACCAGCGAACAACATGCGGATTTCGTACGGCGTTCTGGGGGCAAAACCTGTGACCATTCCTGGCAAGCCGCTCGGATTGGGCTTGTGGGTCAATGGTGACAACAGCGGACATTGGCTCCGTGCTGAAGCAGTCGATGCAAACGGGAAGCCGGTCTACGTCGATCTGGCTAAAGAGATCAATTGGACAGGCTGGAAGCAAGTGAAAGGCTACTTCCCGAGCAATGTTGCCTATCCATTGCAATTGAAGAGTGTGTATGTCGTTGACCAGGCCAATGATGGCATTACACACGACAAAGGAACACTGTACTTCGACGAATTCTCGCTCCTCTTGGGCAACCAGACAGGTCAGCCAAGCGATGCGGCGGTTGTCCCTGAACTGCCAGGCAGCATGTCACTCGGAGCGGAGCTTGATCTCCATTACTCCTTAGAAAATACCGCATCTTATCTGGATAGTGCACTGATTGATGTGGAGTCGATCGTGACCCAGCCAATGCCAGGATATGTACCTGCCGATTACTCGTTTACGATTAAGCCGGGCGAACTAAAAGCAGGGCAAGAGGACGCGATTTCAACCTCGTCGATTCAGTTGACACTGGCACCGAAGCAATGGCTCGCTGGAAAAGGAGTTGGACTCTTGTACGTAAACCAAGTAAACAATACGTTGGATCCGCTTCTGGGAACCATGAATGCTCAAGGTCAGTGGGTATATGAAGTCAATAGCTACGGCAAGTACATTCCGTACTACCTGGACAATGCAGGCACGAGCAGCGCTGGATTTACAGATATCACGAAGCATCCAGCCAAGGCAGAAATCACCTACATGGCGGAAAAGGGCTACGTGAAGGGTTTGACGGAGACGACGTTTGGCCCAGAGGTTTCTCTGACAAGAGCACAGTTCGTCACCCTGCTCTCGCGCTCTTTTGGGTGGGAGCTCCCTTCCTCACCAAAGCTGAAATTCAAGGATAAGGTGCCTTCCTATGCGCAAGGTGCCGTACAGGTTGCCGTTTCCAAAGGTCTGGTGAAGGGGTATAACGATAATACTTTCCGTCCGGATCAGCCGGTGACTCGCGCAGAGGCCGCAGTCATTCTCGATCGTCTCGTGAATAAAAAGGGAGCGGCGAAAAAGCTCTCCGATAAAGGGACCTGGCCATCCTGGGCAACTACATCTATCAACAACATGGTCGGACTCGGTCTGATTGATCCAGTTGGATCAAATTACCAACCAAATAAACCGACGACGAGAGCAGTGTGTGTCGTAGCGCTGTATCGCATCCTGCATCAAGATAAATAG
- the wecB gene encoding non-hydrolyzing UDP-N-acetylglucosamine 2-epimerase — MKTVKVMTVFGTRPEAIKMAPLVHELNKYSEQIESVVCVTAQHRQMLDQVLDIFDIQPDIDLNIMKDRQTLVGVTTRALESLDETMKEVKPDIVLVHGDTTTTFVASLAAFYNQVAIGHVEAGLRTWDKYSPFPEEMNRQLTGVMADLHFSPTNGSADNLRREAKPEKSIYVTGNTAIDALKTTVREDYTHPVLDRVAGQKLVLMTAHRRENLGEPMRRIFRAVRRLVDEHPEIAVVYPVHLNPAVQEVAQEILGNHDRISLIEPLDALDFHNFARRSHLILTDSGGVQEEAPSLGVPVLVLRDTTERPEGIEAGTLKLVGTDEEQVYAMAKELLTNQAAYDAMAHAVNPYGDGEASRRIVEAILYHFGLRAEQPEPFQPGQ, encoded by the coding sequence ATGAAAACTGTAAAAGTAATGACGGTATTCGGCACACGTCCGGAAGCGATCAAAATGGCACCGCTTGTCCATGAATTGAACAAGTACAGCGAACAGATCGAATCTGTCGTTTGCGTGACGGCCCAACATCGTCAAATGCTCGATCAGGTTTTGGACATTTTTGATATTCAACCAGACATTGACTTGAACATCATGAAGGATCGCCAAACGCTGGTGGGTGTGACCACTCGCGCATTGGAGAGCCTGGATGAAACAATGAAGGAAGTAAAACCGGACATCGTCCTCGTACACGGGGATACGACAACCACTTTTGTGGCGAGTCTGGCTGCTTTTTACAACCAGGTAGCAATTGGTCACGTGGAAGCGGGCTTGCGCACATGGGACAAGTACTCGCCGTTCCCGGAAGAGATGAATCGTCAGCTGACAGGTGTCATGGCTGACCTTCACTTCTCCCCGACTAATGGATCGGCTGACAACCTTCGTCGCGAAGCAAAGCCGGAAAAGAGCATCTACGTGACAGGAAACACTGCAATTGACGCGTTGAAAACGACCGTTCGCGAGGATTACACGCATCCGGTGCTTGATCGCGTAGCTGGTCAGAAGCTGGTGTTGATGACGGCACACCGCCGCGAAAATTTGGGCGAGCCGATGCGTCGTATTTTCCGTGCAGTTCGAAGACTGGTGGATGAGCATCCTGAGATTGCTGTTGTGTATCCGGTTCACTTGAATCCTGCTGTACAAGAAGTGGCGCAGGAGATTCTCGGGAATCACGATCGCATTTCGTTGATCGAACCATTGGATGCCCTTGATTTCCACAACTTCGCTCGTCGCTCCCATCTCATCCTGACCGATTCCGGCGGGGTGCAGGAGGAAGCGCCGTCTCTTGGCGTGCCAGTCCTGGTTCTGCGCGATACGACAGAACGTCCTGAGGGAATTGAAGCAGGCACGTTGAAACTCGTGGGAACCGACGAAGAGCAAGTGTATGCAATGGCAAAAGAATTGCTGACCAACCAAGCGGCTTACGATGCAATGGCGCATGCTGTCAACCCATATGGGGATGGCGAGGCTTCCCGTCGTATCGTAGAAGCAATCCTCTATCATTTTGGTTTGCGGGCTGAACAACCAGAGCCTTTCCAACCAGGTCAGTAA
- a CDS encoding TIGR01440 family protein, protein MDVSAIEKQINEIVEEVADLAELAAGQLMVIGCSTSEVLGEHIGKAGSQDVAKALYRGIQSVVEKRGFAVAFQCCEHLNRALVVEREVALRYGLEEVSVVPVPTAGGSMAAHAFTQFMDAAVVEQIRAHAGIDIGHTLIGMHLKHVAVPVRPKQRLVGQAHVTAARTRPKLIGGPRAVYEKTPPNESCT, encoded by the coding sequence GTGGATGTATCCGCTATCGAAAAACAAATCAATGAAATTGTCGAGGAAGTAGCCGATTTGGCAGAGCTTGCAGCAGGACAACTCATGGTGATTGGGTGCAGTACCAGCGAGGTGCTCGGGGAGCATATTGGAAAAGCTGGCAGCCAAGATGTAGCGAAGGCTCTGTATCGCGGGATCCAGTCTGTTGTAGAGAAGCGCGGCTTTGCTGTGGCCTTTCAATGTTGTGAACATTTGAACAGGGCCCTGGTCGTCGAGCGCGAGGTTGCATTGCGATACGGACTGGAAGAGGTCTCGGTTGTTCCTGTTCCGACTGCTGGAGGCTCTATGGCTGCGCATGCGTTTACACAGTTCATGGATGCAGCCGTTGTGGAGCAAATTCGCGCGCATGCAGGCATAGATATCGGTCATACGCTGATCGGTATGCATCTGAAGCATGTGGCAGTACCGGTACGTCCGAAGCAGCGTCTTGTTGGACAAGCACATGTTACAGCAGCGCGCACACGTCCCAAGCTGATTGGTGGACCGCGCGCCGTTTATGAGAAGACACCACCAAATGAAAGCTGCACATAA
- a CDS encoding L-threonylcarbamoyladenylate synthase → MEMNFVTKVWSVDNDVENQHSCAQIVDAARFLREGAVVAFPTETVYGLGANALSNEAVEKIFTAKGRPSDNPLIVHIGAWDQLSTVASEVPEKGKKLMEAFWPGPLTVILPKTDQVASLVTAGLDSVGVRMPDHPVAMALIKEAGVPIAAPSANRSGRPSPTTAAHVLADLNGRVAGVVDGGATGVGVESTVIDVTQDPPMILRPGGITREQMEPVIGYVELDPSFQVGAAEAPRSPGMKYTHYAPEGEMWLVSGESEKVRAKMEDMLQQAKQHGQKTGVLATEETAPFWKSHAAADVVLVVGSQADLEAVAQQLYAVLREFDDQEVQYIVGETFPRNGLGMAVMNRLEKAAGGRVLSV, encoded by the coding sequence ATGGAAATGAATTTTGTGACAAAAGTCTGGTCTGTGGATAACGATGTGGAAAATCAGCATAGTTGTGCACAGATTGTGGATGCAGCCCGTTTTCTTCGAGAAGGGGCAGTTGTGGCGTTTCCCACGGAGACGGTTTACGGTTTGGGAGCGAATGCATTATCAAACGAAGCAGTGGAAAAAATATTTACAGCAAAAGGCAGACCCAGCGATAATCCGCTGATTGTACATATTGGAGCGTGGGACCAGTTGTCCACAGTAGCAAGTGAGGTTCCAGAGAAAGGGAAAAAGCTGATGGAGGCGTTTTGGCCTGGACCCTTGACGGTCATTTTGCCTAAAACCGATCAGGTAGCGTCGCTGGTAACGGCAGGGCTGGATTCAGTCGGGGTTCGCATGCCTGATCATCCGGTTGCCATGGCTTTGATCAAGGAAGCGGGTGTACCGATTGCAGCTCCGAGCGCCAATCGCTCCGGACGTCCGAGTCCAACGACTGCGGCGCATGTATTGGCTGACTTGAATGGACGCGTAGCAGGAGTGGTCGATGGTGGGGCAACAGGTGTTGGGGTAGAGTCTACTGTTATTGATGTGACGCAGGACCCCCCGATGATTCTGCGTCCAGGCGGCATTACACGGGAGCAAATGGAACCAGTGATTGGCTATGTGGAGCTCGACCCTTCTTTTCAAGTGGGAGCAGCCGAGGCACCGCGCTCTCCGGGGATGAAATATACGCATTACGCTCCGGAAGGGGAAATGTGGCTAGTATCAGGAGAGAGTGAAAAAGTTCGGGCAAAAATGGAAGACATGCTGCAACAGGCGAAGCAGCACGGTCAAAAAACGGGTGTGCTGGCAACGGAAGAAACAGCGCCCTTTTGGAAAAGCCACGCGGCGGCAGATGTCGTTCTTGTGGTTGGATCACAAGCGGATCTCGAAGCGGTTGCCCAACAGCTATATGCAGTGCTGCGAGAATTCGACGATCAAGAAGTACAGTATATTGTCGGCGAGACTTTCCCGCGAAACGGGTTGGGTATGGCCGTGATGAATCGCTTGGAAAAGGCTGCTGGAGGCCGCGTCTTGTCCGTGTAA
- a CDS encoding manganese efflux pump MntP family protein translates to MDQVLFQWGQFLTLLIIAFALSMDAFSLGIGVGMVGIRLREIIKVSITIGLFHIMMPIIGIVVGAYLSDLIGDIAVFIGGGVLMIIGLHMLWNGFVQGDQKSVLKTKGFGLMLFAFSVSLDAFTVGFSFGLIEVNRILAIALFGVMGATMSYFGLMLGRSVGGWLGDYSELIGGLILFGFGLKFMI, encoded by the coding sequence TTGGATCAGGTGTTATTCCAATGGGGGCAATTTTTGACGTTGCTCATTATTGCTTTCGCCTTAAGTATGGATGCCTTTTCGTTGGGAATTGGCGTAGGGATGGTTGGGATTCGGTTACGAGAGATTATCAAAGTAAGTATCACCATCGGACTGTTTCACATTATGATGCCGATCATCGGGATTGTCGTTGGAGCGTATTTGTCCGATTTGATTGGAGATATAGCCGTGTTTATTGGCGGCGGGGTCCTGATGATCATCGGCTTGCATATGTTATGGAATGGCTTCGTTCAAGGGGATCAAAAAAGTGTGTTGAAGACAAAAGGGTTCGGACTTATGCTCTTCGCATTTAGTGTCAGCCTGGATGCTTTCACCGTCGGTTTCTCGTTCGGCTTGATCGAGGTCAATAGAATTTTGGCCATCGCCCTGTTTGGAGTAATGGGTGCCACGATGTCTTACTTCGGTTTAATGTTAGGCAGGAGTGTGGGAGGGTGGCTTGGGGATTACAGCGAATTAATAGGTGGACTTATTTTGTTTGGTTTTGGGTTAAAATTTATGATATAA
- a CDS encoding low molecular weight protein arginine phosphatase — MKRILFVCTGNTCRSPMAEAMFRAKTDGQGLEIRSAGVAAFAGQDASLHAKQVLEERGIAHDHKASKVDDGLIEWSDVILTMTHGHKRAILTYFPSAAEKVHTLQEFVGIEGFSDIADPYGGSLMDYRRCAEEIEESLERLSLMLKDPGLRKSVDE; from the coding sequence GTGAAACGGATACTTTTCGTCTGTACGGGAAATACGTGCCGAAGCCCAATGGCAGAAGCGATGTTCCGTGCGAAGACAGACGGACAGGGGCTTGAAATACGCTCAGCCGGAGTGGCGGCATTTGCTGGTCAGGATGCCTCCTTGCACGCCAAACAAGTATTAGAAGAGCGAGGAATTGCCCACGATCATAAGGCCAGCAAGGTAGATGATGGGTTGATTGAATGGTCTGATGTCATTTTGACGATGACGCACGGTCACAAGCGCGCGATCTTGACGTATTTCCCCTCAGCCGCTGAAAAAGTGCATACCCTACAAGAGTTCGTGGGGATAGAAGGCTTTAGTGATATTGCTGATCCGTATGGGGGATCACTGATGGATTATCGCAGGTGTGCCGAAGAAATCGAAGAGTCACTGGAAAGGCTTTCATTGATGCTCAAGGACCCAGGTCTTCGTAAATCAGTGGATGAATAG
- a CDS encoding DUF3298 and DUF4163 domain-containing protein gives MSSFKSLASSLLGTAVLLTAVAAPVFAAPASPATSTKPAVQAPKPQANGVVFTPKTITVDTKEFQGKVSIPVISGMKDKAFEAKLNATLLKEAQTGLAEGQKAGKEDAADAKKNGWELRPHALDISYEVHNAGKLVSFSVQTYIYTGGAHGMTDVTYYTIDNQAKAKQLKLADLFQPGYDYRTILNQIITQQIKAETQADGFNPYDAFEGIREDQGFSFKDGNLVIHFGQYEIAAYAAGMPEFTIPAHRYQSLLKPEIREALFKK, from the coding sequence ATGTCATCTTTTAAATCTTTAGCTTCCAGCCTGCTTGGCACAGCTGTATTGTTAACAGCCGTTGCTGCTCCAGTATTTGCAGCACCCGCTTCACCCGCAACCTCCACAAAGCCTGCTGTGCAAGCACCAAAGCCACAAGCTAACGGTGTCGTGTTCACACCAAAAACCATTACGGTCGATACGAAAGAATTTCAAGGTAAAGTATCCATCCCAGTCATTAGCGGGATGAAGGATAAAGCTTTTGAAGCAAAACTGAACGCTACGCTGCTGAAAGAAGCACAAACAGGCCTGGCAGAAGGACAAAAAGCCGGCAAAGAAGATGCGGCAGACGCGAAAAAGAACGGCTGGGAGCTACGCCCTCATGCACTCGACATCTCCTATGAGGTACACAATGCTGGCAAGCTCGTTTCTTTCTCCGTACAGACATACATTTATACAGGCGGAGCACATGGCATGACGGATGTTACGTATTACACCATCGATAATCAGGCCAAGGCAAAACAACTGAAGCTGGCTGACCTGTTCCAGCCTGGCTATGACTACCGTACTATTCTCAATCAAATCATTACACAACAAATCAAAGCAGAGACTCAGGCGGATGGCTTTAACCCTTATGATGCATTCGAGGGCATCAGAGAGGATCAAGGCTTCTCTTTTAAAGACGGCAACCTGGTTATCCATTTTGGTCAATATGAAATTGCCGCTTATGCAGCAGGAATGCCAGAGTTCACGATCCCTGCTCATCGTTACCAAAGTCTGTTGAAGCCTGAGATCCGTGAGGCTTTGTTCAAAAAGTAA
- the rpiB gene encoding ribose 5-phosphate isomerase B yields MKVALAADHGGYKLKEEIKTLLASMNIQTEDFGCTCEESVDYPDYALPVAEKVAAGEFDRGILVCGTGIGMSIAANKVPGIRCALVHDTFSARATREHNNTNVLAMGERVIGPGLALDIVKIWLETEFQGGRHERRVEKISQIEAKHAGVK; encoded by the coding sequence ATGAAAGTAGCACTTGCTGCTGATCACGGTGGATACAAGCTAAAAGAGGAGATCAAGACTCTGCTGGCCTCCATGAACATCCAAACGGAAGACTTCGGCTGCACCTGCGAGGAATCGGTTGATTATCCCGATTATGCTTTGCCAGTAGCGGAAAAGGTGGCAGCGGGGGAATTTGATCGAGGCATTCTCGTTTGCGGAACAGGTATCGGCATGTCGATCGCAGCCAACAAGGTTCCAGGCATCCGTTGTGCACTTGTGCATGATACGTTTTCCGCACGCGCTACTCGTGAGCATAACAACACCAATGTGTTGGCGATGGGTGAGCGAGTTATTGGACCGGGTCTTGCGCTTGATATCGTGAAAATTTGGTTGGAAACAGAGTTTCAAGGTGGTCGCCACGAGCGCCGTGTAGAAAAGATTTCCCAAATTGAAGCGAAGCATGCGGGAGTGAAGTAA
- the glyA gene encoding serine hydroxymethyltransferase has protein sequence MLDFLRKQDPQVLEAIQLELGRQRDKIELIASENFVSRAVMEAMGTVLTNKYAEGYPGRRYYGGCEYVDIVENIARDRVKEIFGAEHANVQPHSGAQANMAVYFTILQPGDTVLGMNLSHGGHLTHGSAVNFSGTLYNFVDYGVDEDTHLINYEVVRAKALEHKPKLIVCGASAYPRTIDFAKFREIADEVGAYFMVDMAHIAGLVAAGLHPNPVPHAHFVTSTTHKTLRGPRGGLILCKEEFAKGIDKSVFPGVQGGPLMHVIAAKAVAFGENLQPEFKDYANRIIKNARAFAEALTAEGLTLVSGGTDNHLVLVDVSKIGLTGKVAEHLLDEVSITTNKNTIPYDTQSPFVTSGVRMGTPAVTSRGFDEEAMKEVAAIIALTLKNPEDAAKHEEARQRVAALCQRFPMYEGLNI, from the coding sequence ATGCTAGATTTTTTGCGTAAACAAGACCCGCAAGTATTGGAAGCCATTCAACTGGAGCTCGGAAGACAACGCGACAAGATTGAGCTGATCGCTTCTGAAAACTTCGTAAGCCGCGCAGTCATGGAAGCAATGGGAACCGTTTTGACGAACAAATACGCAGAAGGATACCCAGGCCGTCGCTATTACGGTGGTTGCGAGTATGTGGATATCGTGGAAAACATCGCGCGTGACCGCGTAAAAGAAATTTTTGGCGCTGAGCATGCAAACGTACAACCACACTCCGGCGCTCAGGCGAACATGGCTGTATACTTCACGATTCTTCAGCCAGGAGACACCGTATTGGGAATGAACCTGTCCCACGGTGGTCACTTGACGCATGGTAGCGCAGTAAACTTCTCCGGTACTCTGTACAATTTCGTTGATTACGGTGTAGACGAAGATACGCACCTGATCAACTATGAAGTTGTTCGTGCAAAAGCATTGGAGCACAAGCCAAAACTGATCGTTTGTGGGGCGAGTGCCTATCCGCGTACGATTGATTTTGCCAAGTTCCGTGAGATCGCGGATGAGGTGGGCGCGTACTTCATGGTGGATATGGCGCACATCGCTGGTCTGGTTGCGGCAGGTCTGCATCCAAACCCAGTACCGCATGCACATTTCGTTACTTCTACGACGCACAAGACTCTGCGTGGACCGCGTGGCGGTTTGATTTTGTGCAAGGAAGAATTCGCGAAAGGCATCGACAAATCCGTATTCCCAGGCGTTCAAGGTGGTCCGTTGATGCATGTGATCGCAGCAAAAGCGGTTGCCTTCGGTGAAAACCTGCAACCAGAATTCAAGGATTATGCAAATCGCATCATCAAGAATGCGCGTGCGTTTGCTGAGGCACTGACTGCTGAAGGTCTGACGCTAGTTTCCGGCGGAACGGATAACCACCTCGTATTGGTTGATGTAAGCAAAATCGGCCTGACAGGTAAAGTGGCTGAACATCTGCTGGACGAAGTAAGCATTACTACGAACAAAAATACGATTCCTTACGATACACAAAGCCCGTTTGTTACAAGCGGTGTCCGCATGGGTACGCCAGCAGTTACAAGCCGCGGTTTTGATGAGGAAGCAATGAAAGAAGTAGCAGCGATTATCGCTCTGACATTGAAAAATCCAGAGGATGCTGCGAAGCACGAGGAAGCACGCCAACGTGTGGCAGCTTTGTGCCAACGCTTCCCGATGTACGAAGGCTTGAATATCTAA
- the upp gene encoding uracil phosphoribosyltransferase produces MSRVYVFDHPLIQHKVTYIRDKNTGTKEFRELVDEVTTLMGYEITRDMPLEETTIETPVATCQSNVIAGKKVGLVPILRAGLGMVDGLMRLIPAAKVGHVGLYRDPETLQPVEYYVKLPSDVAERELIVTDPMLATGGSAVAALTALKKRGAKNLKLMCLIAAPEGIKLVQDEHPDVDIYVAAVDEYLNDHGYIVPGLGDAGDRLYGTK; encoded by the coding sequence ATGAGCCGTGTATATGTGTTTGACCATCCGCTGATTCAGCATAAAGTTACGTATATTCGTGACAAGAATACAGGGACCAAGGAATTTCGCGAACTGGTAGATGAAGTGACTACTCTGATGGGCTATGAAATTACCCGTGATATGCCGTTGGAGGAAACTACTATCGAAACGCCAGTGGCTACCTGTCAGTCGAATGTAATTGCTGGTAAAAAAGTAGGGTTGGTACCGATTCTTCGTGCTGGTCTTGGTATGGTGGATGGCCTGATGAGGCTGATCCCTGCTGCCAAAGTAGGACACGTAGGTCTTTACCGTGATCCGGAAACCCTGCAGCCTGTTGAGTATTATGTGAAGCTGCCATCCGATGTTGCTGAGCGTGAGTTGATCGTAACTGACCCAATGCTGGCGACTGGTGGCTCTGCTGTTGCCGCTCTTACTGCTTTGAAAAAACGTGGAGCGAAAAACTTGAAACTGATGTGCCTCATCGCTGCTCCAGAAGGCATCAAGCTGGTTCAGGACGAGCATCCTGATGTAGATATCTATGTAGCAGCTGTTGATGAATATTTAAACGACCATGGATACATCGTGCCAGGCTTGGGCGATGCGGGTGACCGCTTGTACGGCACGAAGTAG